Proteins co-encoded in one Ponticoccus alexandrii genomic window:
- a CDS encoding DMT family transporter, with amino-acid sequence MTGAGAGAALVVLYTGMMAAADGITKFIAGGYAAPQLFVLSSALVLAFTLGAARAQGKSAVEGIRLRSVRPMAVRAVLTVVASVAFFMAFRLLPFADVFLFIGLIPMFAAALSGPVLNEAPRPMAWAALALGAGGVLFLMPGGLSGAQAGHGWALLAALSGTGSMLAARVIARVERVPLAQVFWPNAALMGVMALALPLVWKPMPLADLGWVAAYAAALFAARYVVAEALRLLPAYVATPLMNLQFVWMVGIGLVAFEEVPTAGTWMGVTLVIGSGFWLVADESLARARASRLAAALVAE; translated from the coding sequence ATGACAGGCGCCGGGGCGGGCGCGGCGCTGGTCGTGCTGTACACCGGCATGATGGCCGCCGCCGACGGCATAACCAAGTTCATCGCGGGCGGCTACGCGGCGCCGCAGCTGTTTGTGCTGTCCTCGGCGCTGGTGCTGGCCTTCACGCTGGGCGCGGCGCGGGCGCAGGGCAAAAGCGCGGTCGAAGGCATCCGCCTGCGTTCGGTCAGACCCATGGCGGTGCGCGCGGTGCTGACCGTCGTCGCCTCGGTCGCCTTCTTCATGGCCTTCCGGCTGCTGCCCTTCGCGGATGTCTTCCTGTTCATCGGGCTGATCCCGATGTTCGCGGCGGCGCTGAGCGGTCCGGTCCTGAACGAGGCGCCGCGTCCGATGGCCTGGGCGGCGCTGGCGCTGGGGGCCGGGGGCGTTCTGTTCCTGATGCCCGGTGGTCTGTCGGGCGCGCAGGCGGGCCATGGCTGGGCGCTGCTGGCTGCGCTTTCGGGCACCGGCTCGATGCTGGCGGCGCGGGTGATCGCGCGTGTCGAACGGGTGCCGCTGGCGCAGGTCTTCTGGCCGAACGCGGCGCTGATGGGGGTGATGGCTCTGGCGCTGCCACTGGTCTGGAAGCCGATGCCACTGGCGGATCTTGGCTGGGTCGCGGCCTATGCCGCCGCGCTTTTCGCCGCGCGCTACGTGGTGGCCGAGGCGCTGCGGCTGCTGCCCGCCTATGTGGCGACGCCGCTGATGAACCTGCAATTTGTCTGGATGGTGGGCATCGGTCTGGTTGCCTTCGAAGAGGTTCCAACTGCGGGCACATGGATGGGTGTGACACTGGTCATCGGCTCGGGCTTTTGGCTGGTCGCGGACGAGAGCCTTGCCCGGGCACGGGCCAGCCGACTGGCGGCGGCGCTGGTGGCGGAGTAG
- a CDS encoding HesB/IscA family protein has product MQLPPKVTPRAFERLAEIGAGDEGKALRVAVEGGGCSGFQYDIRLDEPADDDLVIGEGAERVVVDPVSLPFLSGAVIDFSEELIGARFVIENPNASSSCGCGTSFSM; this is encoded by the coding sequence ATGCAACTGCCCCCCAAAGTCACCCCCCGCGCCTTCGAACGCCTTGCCGAAATCGGTGCGGGCGACGAGGGAAAGGCACTGCGCGTCGCTGTCGAGGGCGGCGGCTGTTCCGGCTTCCAGTACGACATCCGCCTCGACGAACCCGCCGACGACGACCTGGTAATCGGCGAAGGCGCGGAACGGGTCGTCGTCGATCCGGTCTCCCTGCCCTTCCTGTCCGGCGCGGTGATCGACTTTTCCGAAGAACTGATCGGCGCCCGGTTCGTGATCGAGAACCCCAACGCCTCCAGCTCCTGCGGCTGCGGAACCTCCTTCTCGATGTAA